A stretch of Terriglobia bacterium DNA encodes these proteins:
- a CDS encoding toll/interleukin-1 receptor domain-containing protein, with protein MKHDVFISHASEDKEAFVDPLANALAKAGVKVWYDKFALAWGDTLRGTIDRGLASCRYGIVVLSPAFLKRKKWTEHELDGLFAREQSGEKVVLPIWHNIKREDLIDYGPSFADRLAKNSAADSIDDIVRDLKHLLASTDQPSANEVPAVNKDWQEDVEAYAALVIQVGGVGSRLVTKTAWLMTGEHAYLDSDRFVLVGFNGGGDLMSLSARDGYEIVGCSSPSGNEIHDEDYPHWRRIILEDKLKNELMIHCERRATA; from the coding sequence ATGAAACACGACGTATTCATTTCACACGCGAGCGAAGACAAGGAGGCTTTTGTTGATCCTCTCGCAAATGCACTCGCGAAAGCTGGAGTGAAGGTCTGGTACGACAAATTTGCGCTGGCATGGGGAGATACCCTGCGAGGCACGATCGACCGCGGTCTGGCAAGCTGTCGTTATGGCATTGTCGTGCTCTCGCCAGCCTTCCTGAAACGAAAGAAATGGACGGAGCACGAATTAGACGGTTTGTTTGCGCGTGAGCAATCTGGCGAAAAAGTCGTTTTGCCAATCTGGCACAACATCAAGAGAGAAGACTTAATCGATTATGGTCCCTCCTTCGCCGACCGGCTTGCGAAGAACTCAGCTGCGGATTCAATAGATGACATTGTTCGTGATCTCAAGCACCTCCTTGCGAGTACAGACCAGCCTAGTGCTAATGAGGTCCCGGCGGTCAACAAGGATTGGCAGGAAGACGTCGAAGCCTACGCAGCCTTAGTGATACAAGTCGGAGGAGTAGGCTCTCGCCTGGTTACAAAAACCGCGTGGTTAATGACAGGTGAGCACGCATACCTCGATAGTGATCGCTTTGTCCTTGTCGGCTTCAATGGCGGGGGCGATCTTATGAGCCTTTCTGCCAGGGACGGGTATGAAATAGTTGGTTGCAGCAGTCCAAGCGGGAATGAGATCCACGATGAAGACTACCCTCATTGGAGGCGTATTATTCTTGAAGACAAACTTAAGAATGAGTTAATGATCCATTGTGAAAGGCGGGCTACCGCCTAG
- a CDS encoding type I restriction-modification system subunit M, producing the protein MSDIVGKLWGFCHTLRHDGIDYGDYIEQLTYLLFLKMADERGIDLSETKYVAGNGRDVVFDCSWPALEAQAGTALTDHYVAVLQALGKQKGLLGGIFAGALSRFNNPVNLRALIGVIDETEWTELGVDVKAAAFEGLLEKAASEGKKGAGQYFTPRILIQSIVRCVKPDPRAYKEFTICDPACGSGGFLVSAYEWFMSATKDGALDRDLAKRIRKTTYYGQELVARPKRLALMNLYLHGLEPVIKGGDSIYEVPDSQRFDVVLTNPPFGTKGANQAPDRDDFTIETSNKQLNFLQHVLTILKPGGRAAVVVPDNCLFVDQAGEVFEILMQDCVLHTVLRLPNGTFSPYSPGTKTNVIFFTKGAPTETVWVYDARSNVPRITKKDRPLTPEHFAEFEKCFGSDPNGLAKRKASDSKEDRWRPFTIAEVKVRDYKIDGLKWLKDESLGEFDPDIEPQELATDAIAELEGAVEELNSILMMLDSNDNGNGKAAEPAAAGKKA; encoded by the coding sequence ATGAGCGACATTGTCGGGAAACTTTGGGGGTTTTGTCACACCCTGCGCCATGACGGGATTGACTATGGCGATTATATTGAACAGCTCACGTATCTTCTGTTTCTGAAGATGGCCGATGAGCGTGGAATCGATCTCAGCGAAACCAAGTACGTAGCCGGCAACGGCAGAGACGTGGTTTTTGATTGCTCCTGGCCCGCTCTTGAAGCACAAGCCGGCACGGCGCTCACCGATCATTATGTTGCGGTGCTTCAGGCGTTAGGCAAACAGAAGGGCCTGCTTGGTGGCATTTTCGCTGGGGCGCTCTCGCGGTTCAACAATCCCGTGAACCTTAGAGCGCTCATCGGCGTCATTGACGAGACGGAATGGACCGAGCTCGGCGTGGATGTGAAAGCGGCTGCCTTCGAAGGGCTTCTGGAGAAGGCCGCGAGCGAAGGCAAGAAGGGTGCGGGACAATACTTTACACCGCGCATCCTCATCCAATCTATCGTTCGGTGTGTGAAGCCCGATCCGAGAGCATATAAGGAATTTACGATTTGTGACCCTGCCTGCGGGAGCGGCGGGTTCTTGGTATCGGCCTACGAATGGTTCATGAGCGCGACCAAGGACGGCGCCCTTGACCGGGATCTTGCCAAGAGGATTCGTAAGACTACGTATTACGGGCAGGAGCTCGTCGCACGGCCGAAGCGCCTCGCGCTCATGAATCTGTATCTCCACGGTCTGGAACCTGTCATTAAGGGTGGGGACTCCATTTACGAGGTCCCCGACTCGCAGCGGTTCGATGTGGTACTGACAAATCCCCCATTTGGCACAAAAGGTGCGAATCAGGCCCCGGACCGAGATGATTTCACGATCGAGACATCGAACAAGCAGCTCAACTTCTTGCAACACGTCCTCACTATTTTGAAGCCGGGTGGCCGAGCGGCAGTCGTGGTGCCCGATAATTGTTTGTTCGTGGATCAGGCGGGAGAAGTGTTCGAGATCCTAATGCAGGATTGCGTTTTGCACACGGTCTTGCGACTCCCGAATGGAACGTTTAGTCCTTATAGCCCTGGCACGAAAACGAACGTAATTTTCTTTACTAAGGGAGCGCCGACGGAGACTGTCTGGGTCTACGACGCGCGCAGCAATGTACCGCGGATCACGAAGAAGGACCGCCCGCTCACGCCGGAACATTTTGCGGAATTCGAGAAATGCTTCGGGAGCGATCCGAACGGTCTGGCGAAGCGCAAGGCGAGCGACTCGAAGGAAGATCGCTGGAGACCCTTCACAATAGCGGAAGTGAAGGTGCGCGACTACAAAATTGACGGGCTCAAGTGGCTGAAGGATGAGTCGCTTGGCGAATTTGATCCCGATATCGAACCGCAGGAACTGGCGACGGACGCGATTGCGGAACTCGAAGGTGCAGTCGAAGAGTTGAACTCGATTTTGATGATGCTCGATTCGAATGACAACGGGAATGGTAAGGCGGCCGAACCCGCCGCGGCAGGCAAGAAGGCATGA
- a CDS encoding DEAD/DEAH box helicase family protein has product MFKTPPGKSEHVTRKSLIDSKLKAAGWRVVPFDPSRPLTNLNRCAIEEYPTENGPADYALCADGGILGVVEAKKLSLGPQNVLTQAERYSRGLIVSPFDFCGYHVPFLFSTNGEVIWYHDVRSESSRSRQIAKFHTPDALAEFLARDLEGATVKLRAMPNDHPRIVARPYQIDANREIEKAIEARKRQMLVAMATGTGKTFMTVNEIYRLMKSGVAKRILFLVDRRALAAQAVRTFASFEPEPGLKFNKIYQVYSQKFQREDFGEEEKFDPTVLPNSYLVSPKPGDAFVYVSTIQRMAINLFGRETVLGDKDEVPEEDAEQVENIPIHAFDLIIADECHRGYTATQVAIWRQTLEHFDAIKIGLTATPASHTTSYFKDVVFRYEYERAVREGFLVDYDVVAISSEVRMKGIFLKEGEEVGIVNSETGAKQLDLLEDERQFDTTEIEEKVTSPDSNRKILEEVKKCALEHETRYGRIPKILIFAANDLPHTSHADQLVDIARDVFGRGDSFVQKITGSKTVDRPLQRIREFRNRPLPVVVVTVDMLSTGVDIPDLECIVFLRPVKSRILFEQMLGRGTRKGDKFPDKSHFTVFDCFGGTLLEYFRNATDITAEPLEKEARTISEVIEDIWQNRDRDYNVRCLVKRLQRIDKEMSGEARDLFAAYVQSGDLGGYAKNLPKSLRQDFTGTIGLLRDAAFQKLLVEYPRAKRTFVIAYDTKDQVTSEWLVRGADGKEYKPGDYLQAFARFVEENPEHIEAIRILQKSPADWGAAALAELRNKLKAAPQRFTVENLQKVHEIQYHKALADIISMVKHAADKQNPLLTASERVERAFATVSCGRKFMPEQQQWLERIKAHLTENLSIDQEDFEILPIFARFGGWKKANGVFFGELPQLIHSFNKAVAI; this is encoded by the coding sequence ATGTTCAAAACGCCACCGGGCAAATCGGAGCACGTCACTCGCAAGTCATTGATTGACAGCAAGCTAAAGGCCGCTGGCTGGCGAGTGGTTCCTTTCGATCCGTCAAGACCACTCACAAACCTCAACCGATGTGCAATCGAGGAGTACCCCACCGAGAATGGGCCAGCCGACTATGCCCTCTGCGCCGACGGCGGAATCCTCGGAGTCGTCGAAGCGAAGAAGCTGAGTCTGGGCCCGCAAAACGTACTTACGCAGGCCGAGCGTTACTCAAGGGGGCTAATCGTTAGCCCGTTCGATTTTTGCGGGTACCACGTGCCGTTCCTCTTTTCAACTAACGGCGAAGTAATTTGGTACCACGATGTCCGAAGTGAATCAAGCCGCTCACGCCAGATCGCGAAATTCCATACCCCGGACGCGCTCGCGGAGTTTTTGGCACGGGACCTCGAAGGAGCCACGGTGAAACTCCGTGCGATGCCCAACGATCATCCACGGATTGTCGCGCGACCGTACCAGATCGATGCCAACCGCGAGATAGAGAAGGCAATCGAGGCGCGCAAGCGCCAAATGCTCGTAGCGATGGCCACTGGCACCGGCAAGACCTTCATGACGGTGAACGAAATCTACCGCCTTATGAAGTCGGGTGTGGCCAAGCGCATTCTCTTTTTAGTAGACAGGAGAGCGCTCGCCGCCCAGGCGGTACGAACGTTCGCATCCTTTGAGCCAGAGCCGGGGCTGAAGTTCAACAAGATCTATCAGGTATACAGTCAGAAATTCCAGCGTGAGGACTTTGGCGAAGAAGAGAAGTTCGATCCAACCGTCTTGCCCAATTCTTATCTGGTGTCCCCGAAGCCCGGAGATGCCTTCGTGTATGTGTCAACCATCCAGCGAATGGCGATCAATCTTTTTGGACGCGAAACAGTTCTCGGAGACAAAGACGAGGTCCCGGAAGAAGATGCCGAACAGGTCGAGAATATCCCGATTCATGCTTTCGACCTAATCATTGCAGACGAATGCCATCGCGGATATACGGCAACGCAAGTAGCCATCTGGCGACAAACCTTGGAACACTTCGATGCGATCAAGATCGGGCTTACCGCAACACCCGCGTCGCACACCACGTCTTATTTCAAGGATGTAGTATTTCGCTATGAATACGAACGCGCTGTGCGCGAGGGTTTCCTCGTCGATTACGACGTGGTTGCGATCTCGTCTGAGGTTCGCATGAAAGGTATTTTCCTTAAGGAAGGGGAAGAAGTCGGCATCGTCAATTCTGAGACAGGCGCGAAGCAGCTCGACCTACTTGAGGACGAGCGCCAGTTTGACACCACGGAAATCGAAGAGAAGGTCACCTCACCCGACTCAAATCGGAAAATTCTGGAAGAAGTGAAGAAGTGCGCGCTCGAACATGAAACACGTTACGGTAGAATCCCGAAGATCCTCATTTTCGCCGCCAATGATCTTCCCCACACCTCTCACGCAGATCAGCTCGTCGACATTGCCCGCGACGTATTCGGCCGCGGTGATTCATTCGTGCAAAAGATCACGGGCTCCAAGACAGTGGACCGCCCACTACAGCGCATCCGGGAATTTCGCAACCGGCCGCTGCCCGTAGTCGTGGTTACTGTCGACATGCTTTCGACTGGTGTGGACATCCCCGACCTTGAGTGTATCGTCTTCTTGAGGCCGGTGAAGTCGCGCATTCTCTTTGAGCAGATGCTCGGACGCGGAACCCGTAAAGGCGACAAATTTCCAGACAAGTCGCACTTCACTGTCTTTGATTGCTTCGGCGGAACACTGCTTGAGTATTTCAGGAACGCGACGGATATTACCGCAGAGCCCTTGGAGAAAGAGGCGCGGACAATCTCGGAGGTCATCGAGGATATTTGGCAGAATCGCGACCGCGACTACAACGTGCGGTGTCTCGTCAAGCGCTTGCAACGGATCGACAAAGAAATGTCAGGCGAGGCACGGGACCTTTTTGCGGCCTACGTCCAGAGCGGGGATCTCGGTGGGTATGCCAAGAACTTGCCTAAAAGCCTGAGACAGGACTTTACCGGAACTATAGGCCTTTTGCGGGATGCAGCATTCCAGAAACTACTTGTCGAATATCCTCGGGCGAAAAGGACGTTTGTCATCGCCTATGACACGAAGGATCAAGTCACTTCGGAGTGGTTGGTCCGCGGAGCGGATGGGAAAGAGTACAAGCCGGGGGATTATCTGCAAGCGTTCGCAAGATTTGTCGAGGAAAATCCTGAGCATATCGAGGCAATACGAATATTGCAGAAGAGTCCCGCGGACTGGGGTGCGGCAGCGCTTGCGGAGTTAAGAAATAAGCTGAAGGCAGCACCTCAACGTTTCACTGTCGAGAACCTGCAAAAAGTTCATGAGATCCAGTATCACAAAGCGCTCGCCGATATCATCTCGATGGTGAAACATGCTGCCGACAAGCAAAACCCCTTGCTAACTGCAAGCGAGCGGGTCGAACGGGCGTTTGCGACAGTAAGTTGCGGACGGAAATTCATGCCGGAACAACAGCAATGGTTGGAGCGGATTAAGGCGCACTTGACTGAAAACTTGTCCATCGACCAAGAGGACTTTGAGATCCTCCCGATCTTCGCTCGTTTCGGCGGCTGGAAGAAAGCCAACGGAGTCTTCTTCGGCGAACTGCCGCAGCTTATTCATTCATTTAATAAGGCGGTAGCAATATGA
- a CDS encoding gamma-glutamylcyclotransferase, whose product MLYFAYGSNMCTGRLRRRVPSASPLRIARLTGHLFDFHKRSSDDSGKGNALETGSPADVVWGVIFEIDSQEKPILDDAEGLGHGYQEVQVRVNDEAGNQHQVSMYVAASDSFDDSLRPYSWYKRFVVEGARQHRVPVDYIARIEAMPDSEDPNRNRDTRNRRIVC is encoded by the coding sequence TTGTTGTATTTTGCCTACGGCTCGAACATGTGCACCGGCCGGCTCCGGCGCCGAGTACCCAGTGCTTCCCCATTGCGAATCGCCCGTTTGACTGGTCACCTTTTCGACTTTCATAAGCGCAGCTCAGATGACTCGGGCAAAGGAAATGCACTAGAGACCGGTAGCCCTGCAGACGTTGTCTGGGGAGTGATTTTCGAGATTGACTCGCAAGAGAAGCCCATATTGGATGATGCAGAAGGGCTTGGGCACGGATATCAAGAAGTTCAAGTGAGAGTAAACGATGAGGCCGGCAATCAGCATCAGGTTTCGATGTATGTCGCTGCCTCAGACAGCTTCGATGATTCCCTGCGTCCATACTCTTGGTATAAAAGATTCGTAGTGGAAGGCGCGCGCCAACACAGGGTGCCAGTGGACTATATAGCCCGCATAGAGGCGATGCCGGACAGTGAAGACCCAAATCGGAATCGAGACACTCGAAATCGACGAATCGTCTGTTGA